Proteins found in one Oribacterium sp. oral taxon 102 genomic segment:
- a CDS encoding YebC/PmpR family DNA-binding transcriptional regulator has translation MSGHSKFSNIRAKKEKNDAAKGKIFTIIGHELALAVKQGGSDPNSNSKLRDVIAKAKANNMPNDTINNGIKKAAGALDAVNFEEMQYEGYGVSGVAIIVKVLTDNKNRSAADVRSAFTKGHGALGTQGSVSFMFDEKGQIILDKEAMEDMDKDFDALMELAIEAGAEDIRDDGDCYEILTAPADFSEVRENLEKQGIPMLEADLAMIPQNYVSVTEEEAVKNLRKTLELLDASDDVQSVYTNWEEENDD, from the coding sequence ATGTCTGGACATTCAAAATTTTCCAATATTCGAGCCAAGAAGGAAAAGAACGACGCGGCGAAGGGGAAGATCTTCACGATCATCGGACACGAGCTCGCGCTCGCCGTGAAGCAGGGCGGAAGCGATCCGAACAGCAATTCCAAGCTTCGTGATGTGATCGCCAAGGCGAAGGCGAACAATATGCCGAATGATACGATCAACAACGGCATCAAGAAGGCGGCAGGCGCGCTGGATGCGGTGAACTTCGAGGAGATGCAGTATGAGGGCTACGGCGTGAGCGGTGTCGCCATTATTGTCAAGGTGCTGACGGACAATAAGAACCGCTCTGCGGCGGATGTGCGCTCCGCCTTCACCAAGGGGCATGGTGCGCTTGGCACACAGGGCTCGGTTTCCTTCATGTTCGATGAGAAGGGACAGATCATCCTCGACAAGGAAGCGATGGAAGACATGGATAAGGACTTCGATGCGCTGATGGAGCTCGCGATCGAAGCGGGTGCTGAGGATATCCGGGACGATGGGGACTGCTATGAGATCCTCACCGCTCCGGCGGACTTCTCCGAGGTGCGGGAGAATCTGGAGAAGCAGGGAATCCCGATGCTGGAGGCGGATCTCGCGATGATCCCGCAGAACTATGTTTCCGTGACGGAGGAAGAAGCGGTGAAGAACCTTCGGAAAACGCTGGAGCTGCTGGATGCGAGTGACGACGTGCAGAGCGTGTATACGAACTGGGAAGAGGAAAATGACGACTGA
- the greA gene encoding transcription elongation factor GreA, whose amino-acid sequence MGEQLTRSDVKCIQAEIEERKLRLRPRLIEALQEARSHGDLSENFEYYAAKREKNQNESRIHYLERMLRFARIIDDRSKADEVGLNNTVTVRFEEDGEEESYRIVTSIRGHSLKNLISNESPLGRAVLGHKVGDRVEVRTELGSYFVEILRLEKTGESEQDHIRSF is encoded by the coding sequence GTGGGAGAACAGCTGACCAGATCTGACGTGAAGTGCATACAGGCGGAGATCGAGGAGAGAAAGCTCCGGCTTCGTCCGAGGCTGATTGAGGCGCTGCAGGAGGCGCGCTCGCACGGCGATCTTTCCGAGAACTTCGAGTATTATGCGGCGAAGCGGGAGAAGAATCAGAACGAGTCACGTATCCATTATCTGGAGCGGATGCTCCGCTTCGCCCGGATCATCGACGACCGCTCAAAGGCGGATGAGGTGGGGCTCAACAATACGGTTACCGTCCGCTTCGAGGAGGACGGAGAGGAGGAGAGCTACCGCATCGTGACATCCATCCGCGGACATTCTCTAAAGAACCTGATTTCGAACGAGTCTCCGCTGGGGCGCGCTGTTTTGGGACATAAGGTCGGAGACCGCGTCGAGGTGAGAACGGAGCTTGGGAGCTACTTCGTCGAGATTCTCCGGCTTGAGAAGACAGGAGAGTCCGAGCAGGATCATATCCGGAGCTTCTGA
- a CDS encoding Fur family transcriptional regulator, which translates to MGEIKYRTQHREELLSYLKTIRGQHFTVADLHAHFLEIGKPMGTTTVYRQLERLVDDGVVSKYVIDPNTSACFEYTGENGEKQEREEQLCVHCKCERCGRLIHLHCEEMQMIELHLRAHHHFLWNPLRTVFYGICEDCRAEKEKEKTS; encoded by the coding sequence ATGGGAGAGATCAAGTACAGGACGCAGCACAGAGAGGAGCTGCTGTCTTACCTGAAGACGATCAGGGGACAGCATTTCACCGTGGCAGATCTGCACGCGCATTTTCTGGAGATCGGCAAGCCGATGGGGACGACGACGGTGTACCGGCAGCTGGAACGGCTGGTGGATGACGGCGTTGTGAGCAAGTATGTGATCGATCCGAATACCTCCGCCTGTTTCGAATATACCGGAGAGAACGGAGAGAAGCAGGAGAGAGAGGAGCAGCTCTGTGTACACTGCAAATGCGAGCGCTGCGGACGGCTGATCCATCTGCATTGCGAGGAGATGCAGATGATCGAGTTGCATCTTAGGGCGCATCACCATTTTCTCTGGAACCCGCTGCGAACGGTTTTTTACGGGATTTGCGAGGATTGTCGTGCGGAGAAAGAAAAAGAAAAAACTTCCTAA
- the alr gene encoding alanine racemase, whose protein sequence is MSEKNIDQIYERTYAVIDLSAIRGNVESAKASLPAGMQFCAILKCDGYGHGAPPIARELEDLVDMFGVATIAEGYALRRNGIRKPILDLGVAPARSYRLMLEQNIMPSVFTLEQAREISALAGSMGCAASYMIPLDTGMGRIGIQTEEPDALSLALEIVRFPNMKLSGVFTHFASADERDKSFAELQLQRFTDFTDRMEAAGVSIPIRHAANSAGIVEQIGTGLTMVRDGICLYGLLPSAEVDQKRLVLTPALSWKAKLTHVKTVPAGTPISYGSSFVTEKETEIATIPVGYGDGFPRALSNRADVLIRGRRCRILGRVCMDQFMVDVSGLFAEVGDIVTLLGTDGTERIDLYEWADFGLFPYEVLCNIGKRVPRVYVRDGAWIGNKDIFRELYPDMS, encoded by the coding sequence ATGTCCGAAAAAAATATAGATCAGATTTATGAAAGAACCTATGCGGTGATCGACCTGTCGGCGATTCGAGGGAATGTGGAGAGTGCGAAGGCATCTCTTCCGGCGGGGATGCAGTTCTGCGCGATCCTGAAATGCGACGGCTATGGGCACGGTGCACCGCCGATCGCGCGGGAACTCGAGGATCTTGTGGATATGTTCGGTGTGGCAACGATTGCGGAGGGCTATGCGCTTCGGCGAAACGGCATCCGGAAGCCGATCCTTGATCTCGGGGTCGCGCCCGCCCGCTCCTATCGGCTGATGCTGGAGCAGAATATCATGCCGTCCGTATTCACGCTGGAGCAGGCGCGGGAAATCTCGGCGCTCGCGGGGAGCATGGGATGCGCTGCCTCCTATATGATCCCGCTGGACACCGGGATGGGGCGGATCGGCATTCAGACCGAGGAGCCGGACGCGCTCTCGCTCGCACTGGAGATCGTGAGATTCCCGAACATGAAGCTTTCCGGCGTTTTCACCCACTTCGCGAGCGCGGATGAGCGCGACAAGAGCTTCGCAGAGCTGCAGCTCCAGCGTTTCACGGACTTTACGGACAGGATGGAAGCAGCGGGGGTCTCGATTCCGATCCGTCATGCCGCGAACTCGGCGGGGATCGTAGAGCAGATCGGCACGGGTCTTACTATGGTTCGGGATGGGATCTGCCTCTATGGACTGCTCCCCTCCGCCGAGGTGGATCAGAAGCGGCTTGTGCTGACACCGGCGCTGTCATGGAAAGCGAAGCTCACCCATGTGAAGACCGTCCCGGCGGGGACGCCGATTTCCTACGGGAGCAGCTTCGTCACGGAAAAGGAGACGGAGATTGCGACCATTCCGGTCGGTTATGGGGACGGCTTCCCGCGGGCGCTGTCCAATCGTGCCGATGTGCTGATCCGCGGCAGGCGCTGCCGCATCCTCGGACGGGTCTGCATGGATCAGTTCATGGTGGATGTCAGCGGGCTCTTTGCAGAGGTCGGGGATATCGTGACGCTGCTCGGTACGGACGGGACGGAGCGGATCGACCTCTATGAGTGGGCGGACTTCGGACTCTTCCCCTACGAGGTGCTCTGCAATATCGGGAAACGCGTGCCGCGGGTCTATGTCCGGGACGGAGCATGGATCGGAAACAAGGATATCTTCAGGGAGCTCTATCCGGATATGAGCTAG
- a CDS encoding TIGR01212 family radical SAM protein (This family includes YhcC from E. coli K-12, an uncharacterized radical SAM protein.), which yields MKYLSLSEYLKTRFGTKLYKLSLQTGCSCPNRDGTLSYGGCTFCSEGGSGDFASPLLPIGEQIQLARERVDAKLPAGIPQEERRYIAYFQSFTNTYGNAGRLLFLFQETLARPEIAILSIGTRPDCISEEMLAGLRILNQKKPVWIELGLQTIHETSAARIHRGYSLPCFTDCYRRLKEAGLSVIVHLILGLPGESEADMLESVAYLAGLSPTLDGIKLQLLHILKGTALAEEYAKKPFPLPTLEEYASLIVKCLRLLPRETVVHRITGDGPKRLLLAPLWSADKKRVLNTLSARIREA from the coding sequence ATGAAATATCTCTCCCTCTCCGAATATCTGAAGACGCGCTTCGGAACGAAGCTGTATAAGCTCTCCCTGCAGACCGGCTGCTCCTGTCCGAACCGGGACGGGACGCTGTCCTACGGCGGCTGTACCTTCTGCTCCGAGGGCGGCTCCGGCGACTTCGCCTCTCCGCTCCTCCCGATCGGAGAACAGATACAGCTCGCCCGGGAGAGGGTCGATGCGAAGCTCCCTGCCGGCATCCCGCAGGAGGAGCGGCGCTATATCGCCTATTTCCAATCCTTCACCAATACCTACGGCAATGCCGGACGCCTGCTGTTCCTCTTTCAGGAAACACTGGCACGCCCGGAGATCGCCATCCTCAGCATCGGCACCCGCCCGGATTGCATCTCGGAAGAAATGCTCGCAGGGCTGCGCATTCTCAATCAAAAAAAGCCCGTCTGGATCGAGCTCGGACTGCAAACGATCCATGAGACGAGCGCCGCACGCATACATAGAGGCTATTCTCTTCCCTGCTTCACAGACTGCTACCGCCGCCTGAAGGAAGCGGGTCTCAGCGTCATTGTCCATCTGATTCTGGGGCTTCCGGGAGAGAGTGAGGCGGATATGCTGGAGAGCGTCGCCTACCTCGCGGGACTCTCGCCGACCTTGGACGGCATCAAGCTGCAGCTCCTGCACATCCTGAAGGGAACCGCTCTCGCAGAGGAATATGCGAAGAAGCCCTTTCCGCTCCCCACTCTGGAGGAATATGCCTCCCTTATCGTGAAATGTCTCCGACTGCTGCCGAGGGAGACCGTCGTGCACCGTATCACCGGAGACGGTCCGAAGCGGCTGCTCCTCGCACCGCTCTGGAGCGCGGACAAGAAACGAGTGCTGAATACGCTCTCCGCGCGGATTCGGGAAGCGTAA